In the Augochlora pura isolate Apur16 chromosome 7, APUR_v2.2.1, whole genome shotgun sequence genome, aatttgtatatttggtaaaaaactttatttacagttttataatgagatttacaaatattataaataaaacttaaaattttattgtttaaaactaCGTTATTAATGAACGAGTCTTTTATAGTCAATTTTCTCAAGTTGAACTAAGGGTTTCAATTGTTCTGCAAAAATTCTCATGTCTTCTGCTATCGCATCTTGACCACTTGGTGCTAAAACGCTCAGTTCTACTAAGTAACTTTGAGATATAGCTTCGACACTTTCAGGCATCTTTCCTTGTTGagccattttaaatattttggaaacTGTTACTTTCATTCTACCTTTACGGAACATATAACCACGAGCAATGTATTCAAAATCTAATCTACATCCAAGTTCTGTCAAAAAATCAACAACTGTGTTGCTTGTTGCTATATCTAAGCTGCTTCTAACAATTGTTGGCCGTGATTTATCGCCTAATTCTGGTTGACCAATATAACGTAATTGCCATGGCATATCTTGATAATCTAACGCTCTTCGTACGCGTAGAAGTAATGGTTGTTCCGATCCTCTAAAACAAACAAGGATAAGTTCTTATTTACTTCTTAGAAAAACTTAAATATCTTCAGTGTCATTATCTGTTATATTTACCTAATACTAAAACACATTTCGTGGTCGTTGAATGTCTCCGGTGCAGTATCAACGTTATCACACAAACCGCGTAACCTATGAAGCAGAACTTCTACGGCACTATCCAATACAGACCCTTGTAATAGATATTCTTGGTTaggaattatatttgatttaatcgCAGCTGATAAACTGTCCATTGCTGTACTTATTGGAGTATTCAtgcttataaatataaatttaattcatgaaaataaattcttttctgcACAGTGTATGTATTTGACAGATCTGTATTTGCTTTTAGGTTAATGTTTGGTTTTAACTATTTGACGATGTTTTTTGTAGAATATCTTATCATGCAAGCCGTGAGGTATCGCTGCTGCATATATTGTCGTGCGATTGTATAAACTTCCTCCTCTCAATTTCTCCTTTGACGAAGTacaataatggaataattccTACACGCTTTTTGTACTCCCTAAACTGTGTACATCCAATCTGCAGTGGATTCTGTTTCAAAAGTGAACTGTTAGCCAATCAGAGCGAAGAAAATTTCCTTATCAATCCTTGCTAAGGGATCACGATGCGGTATGGAGGTGTGCGAGAGAAGATCTGACTACTGTAATTGAATGTATGATCTAACTTCAAGTTGTTGACTGTACACATGCATGTATCTATGAATAGTCTGTGAACTTTGAACTCTGAAATGTGCACTTGTGCATATAAGGAGTAGAAATTGACAGTAGAGTAATgagaataaaacaattagaataattgaaaaatggtaGTTAAATAAGAGATCCACAAAGTCCATTATTTAAGAAGAACTGTTGTGAATGATTGTTTCTAATGCcacaatgttaaaatatttttctagaaaatcATTAATGGACATAAATGTGAGAGTGatgtattgtaaataatactttGTTCAAAACCATTGATGAAATgtgttaattgtaaatttgtacTAACTCATTTACtctactaatttttaaagttaaaacagaaatttatgTAATCTCTTATCAGATAACGTTAAAAGCATATGCATACATACACGTATACACTTATGAATCTTAGATATATGgaagaaattatacattttcacATAAAGAATAACTTCATAAGCGATGCAAATGCAAATACCTTTAGGTAcaattcaaaatgaaaaaaccAATTCATTTTGGTCAAGgtaatgaatttatatgtaCAATTCTTCATCAATTCTTTTACGTTCTTTACatagaatttacaaaatatgttCTAGGAAGGAAAAACGTAAATGGTTCTTGTCATTATTATGTGGCACTTGTCTTATATATGCTACAAGAACATCTGTACCTTTGTTGATACCTATAATAAGCAAAAAGAAACAGTGGTCCAAACCTGATTCTGGAGTAATATTATCTAGCTTCTTCTGGGGTTATACATTAACACAAGTTGCTA is a window encoding:
- the Med18 gene encoding mediator complex subunit 18, which encodes MNTPISTAMDSLSAAIKSNIIPNQEYLLQGSVLDSAVEVLLHRLRGLCDNVDTAPETFNDHEMCFSIRGSEQPLLLRVRRALDYQDMPWQLRYIGQPELGDKSRPTIVRSSLDIATSNTVVDFLTELGCRLDFEYIARGYMFRKGRMKVTVSKIFKMAQQGKMPESVEAISQSYLVELSVLAPSGQDAIAEDMRIFAEQLKPLVQLEKIDYKRLVH